A genomic region of Dickeya solani IPO 2222 contains the following coding sequences:
- the fliM gene encoding flagellar motor switch protein FliM, whose translation MGDSILSQAEIDALLNGDSGDSSADASNAASKKDGDVKPYDPNTQRRVIRERLQALEIINERFARQFRMGLFNLLRRSPDITVGAIKIQPYHEFARNLPVPTNLNLIHLKPLRGTALFVFSPSLVFIAVDNLFGGDGRFPTKVEGREFTHTEQRVVRRMLKLALESYSDAWNAIYKLDVEYVRSEMQVKFTNITTSPNDIVVTTPFHLEIGTLTGEFSICIPFSMIEPLRELLANPPLENSQQEDQHWRETLAKQVQHSELELVANFVDIPVRLSKVLKLKPGDILPIDKPERLVAHVDGVPVLTCQYGTLDGQYALRVEHLINPILNSLNDEEPLNE comes from the coding sequence ATGGGTGACAGCATTCTTTCACAGGCAGAGATTGACGCTCTGCTAAACGGTGACAGTGGCGATAGTAGCGCTGATGCCAGCAACGCTGCTTCGAAGAAAGACGGGGATGTCAAACCCTACGATCCCAATACACAACGACGCGTCATTCGTGAACGTCTGCAGGCGCTGGAGATCATCAACGAACGTTTCGCACGTCAGTTCCGCATGGGGCTGTTCAACCTGCTTCGTCGTAGTCCGGATATTACCGTCGGGGCCATCAAGATTCAGCCGTATCATGAGTTTGCGCGTAACCTGCCAGTTCCGACCAACCTCAACCTGATACATCTGAAACCTCTGCGCGGCACTGCTCTGTTTGTGTTTTCCCCCAGCCTGGTCTTTATTGCGGTTGACAACCTGTTCGGCGGCGACGGTCGTTTCCCCACCAAGGTTGAAGGCCGTGAATTTACACATACCGAGCAGCGCGTTGTGCGCCGGATGCTTAAACTGGCGCTCGAATCCTACAGTGATGCCTGGAATGCGATTTACAAGCTAGATGTGGAATACGTGCGTTCGGAAATGCAGGTAAAATTCACCAACATCACCACATCGCCGAACGATATCGTGGTGACAACCCCTTTCCATCTGGAAATCGGGACGCTGACCGGTGAATTCAGTATCTGTATTCCGTTCTCCATGATTGAGCCTTTACGCGAATTGCTGGCCAACCCGCCGCTAGAGAACTCGCAGCAGGAAGACCAGCACTGGCGTGAAACACTGGCAAAACAGGTACAGCACTCGGAGCTGGAGCTGGTTGCCAACTTTGTTGATATCCCGGTTCGACTGTCAAAGGTTTTGAAACTCAAACCCGGAGATATTTTGCCGATTGATAAACCTGAACGCCTGGTGGCTCATGTTGATGGTGTGCCGGTATTGACCTGTCAATACGGCACGTTAGATGGCCAATATGCCTTGCGTGTTGAACACTTGATTAACCCCATTTTAAATTCTCTGAATGACGAGGAACCGCTCAATGAGTGA
- the fliN gene encoding flagellar motor switch protein FliN, with amino-acid sequence MSDIKKPSEETDSVDDLWADAFNEQQSAEKSAPGSTEGIFKNFDVQDTQGSMQDIDLILDIPVKLTVELGRTKMTIKELLRLSQGSVVALDGLAGEPLDIMINGYLIAQGEVVVVSDKYGVRITDIITPSERMRRLGR; translated from the coding sequence ATGAGTGACATCAAGAAACCGTCCGAAGAAACGGATTCCGTGGACGATCTGTGGGCTGATGCATTTAACGAGCAGCAGTCGGCAGAAAAAAGCGCGCCGGGTAGTACCGAAGGTATCTTCAAGAACTTTGATGTGCAGGATACTCAGGGTTCAATGCAAGATATCGATCTGATTCTGGATATCCCGGTCAAACTGACGGTAGAACTCGGTCGCACCAAAATGACCATCAAAGAGTTGCTGCGCCTGTCGCAGGGCTCCGTGGTCGCACTGGATGGTCTGGCTGGTGAGCCGCTGGATATCATGATTAACGGGTATCTGATTGCTCAGGGTGAAGTCGTCGTCGTCTCTGACAAGTATGGCGTGCGTATTACCGATATTATTACACCGTCAGAACGTATGCGCAGGCTAGGCCGTTAA
- the fliO gene encoding flagellar biosynthetic protein FliO, whose protein sequence is MTGTAQQTVSTIQQPPAAAESVISGGALLSQIGTALCGVLLLILLVAWLLRRLGIMPQVKSSNVMKVVSSCPVGQRERIVIVEVDDTWLVLGVTAQQITHLHTLPARPIGNATSAEKIAPADFLQFLKKATTRPEKTE, encoded by the coding sequence ATGACGGGCACTGCACAACAGACAGTCTCTACGATTCAGCAGCCGCCCGCGGCTGCTGAATCCGTTATTTCCGGCGGCGCGCTGTTGTCGCAAATCGGCACCGCCTTGTGCGGTGTGCTGTTGTTGATCTTGCTGGTCGCCTGGCTGCTACGAAGACTGGGCATCATGCCACAGGTCAAAAGCAGCAATGTTATGAAAGTGGTGTCGTCTTGCCCGGTCGGGCAACGCGAACGTATCGTGATTGTCGAAGTCGATGATACCTGGCTTGTATTAGGGGTAACCGCCCAGCAGATCACCCATTTGCATACCCTGCCCGCGCGTCCCATTGGCAACGCGACATCGGCAGAAAAAATTGCGCCAGCCGATTTTCTCCAGTTTCTCAAGAAAGCGACCACGCGTCCGGAAAAAACTGAATGA
- the fliP gene encoding flagellar type III secretion system pore protein FliP (The bacterial flagellar biogenesis protein FliP forms a type III secretion system (T3SS)-type pore required for flagellar assembly.): MSTTLRPTSFSAWLRLLRYPAASILFLIAPHALAQLPGIISQPLANGGQSWSLPIQTLVFITSLSFIPAVLLMMTCFTRIIIVLSLLRNALGTPTAPPNQVLLGLSLFLTFFVMSPVLNRIYDEAYRPFSEDKISMEVAIEKGSQPLREFMLRQTREADLALFTRLAQIPSLQGPEAVPIRVLVPAYVTSELKTAFQIGFTIFIPFLLIDLVVASVLMALGMMMVPPATISLPFKLMLFVLVDGWQLLLGSLAQSFYT, translated from the coding sequence ATGAGTACCACCCTGCGTCCGACTTCATTCTCTGCATGGCTGCGTCTGCTACGTTATCCTGCGGCTTCCATTCTGTTCTTGATCGCGCCCCACGCACTGGCGCAACTGCCCGGCATTATCAGTCAACCGCTGGCCAACGGCGGACAAAGCTGGTCACTGCCGATTCAGACGCTGGTTTTCATCACTTCGCTGAGCTTTATTCCGGCGGTATTGCTGATGATGACCTGTTTTACCCGTATCATCATTGTCCTGAGTCTGCTGCGCAACGCATTGGGAACGCCAACCGCGCCGCCCAACCAGGTGCTACTGGGACTTAGCCTGTTTCTGACTTTTTTTGTGATGTCTCCAGTGCTGAACCGTATCTATGACGAAGCTTATCGCCCGTTCAGTGAAGATAAAATCAGTATGGAAGTGGCGATCGAGAAAGGCTCGCAGCCGTTGCGCGAATTCATGCTCCGGCAAACCCGGGAAGCAGATTTAGCCTTGTTTACCCGTCTGGCGCAGATTCCTTCACTACAAGGCCCGGAAGCGGTTCCGATACGGGTTCTGGTGCCGGCTTATGTTACCAGCGAGCTGAAAACCGCCTTTCAAATCGGTTTTACGATTTTCATTCCTTTCCTGCTGATCGACCTGGTTGTCGCCAGTGTGCTGATGGCGCTGGGTATGATGATGGTTCCCCCGGCCACCATCTCGTTGCCATTCAAGCTGATGCTCTTCGTGCTGGTTGACGGGTGGCAATTGTTGCTGGGGTCGCTGGCCCAGAGTTTCTATACGTAG
- the fliQ gene encoding flagellar biosynthesis protein FliQ: MTPESVMALGYEAMKIALMLAGPPLVAALVSGLIISLLQAATQINEMTLSFIPKVLTVFFTLVVAGPWMLSVILDYMRTMFSQFPNMIG; this comes from the coding sequence ATGACTCCTGAATCCGTCATGGCTTTAGGTTATGAAGCAATGAAAATAGCGCTGATGTTGGCAGGCCCTCCTCTTGTCGCTGCACTGGTCAGCGGCCTGATTATCAGCCTGCTCCAGGCCGCCACGCAAATAAACGAAATGACCCTGTCATTCATTCCCAAAGTTTTGACAGTATTTTTTACGCTGGTGGTTGCTGGCCCCTGGATGCTCAGCGTCATTCTTGATTATATGCGCACGATGTTCAGCCAATTCCCCAACATGATTGGATAG
- the fliR gene encoding flagellar biosynthetic protein FliR — MVTLSSIDMIGWFNQFFWPLVRILALISTAPIFSERSITRRVKIGLGVLITIVIAPSIPHTSIPVFSAAGIWMLLQQVLIGVMLGLAMQLAFAAIRLAGEIIGMQMGLSFATFFDPIGGPNMPVVARFMNLLALLLFLSMNGHLWLISLLVDSFHTIPISAEPISGNVFMTLAEAGGRIFSNGLMLALPLVTLLLTINMALGLLSRLAPQLTIFAIGFPITLFAGIITVGFLLFLLSPYAEKLFGETYDLLADLLNRFAG; from the coding sequence ATGGTCACCCTCAGCAGCATCGACATGATCGGTTGGTTCAACCAGTTTTTCTGGCCATTGGTCAGGATCCTCGCGCTTATTAGTACCGCGCCGATCTTTAGCGAGCGTTCTATCACTCGTCGGGTAAAGATTGGACTGGGAGTACTGATCACCATTGTCATTGCACCAAGTATCCCCCACACCTCGATTCCAGTATTTTCCGCAGCCGGTATCTGGATGCTACTTCAGCAGGTGTTGATAGGCGTAATGCTGGGCCTCGCCATGCAACTGGCGTTTGCGGCTATTCGTCTGGCCGGTGAGATTATCGGCATGCAGATGGGGCTTTCGTTTGCCACTTTCTTTGACCCCATCGGCGGCCCTAACATGCCGGTGGTCGCCCGGTTCATGAACTTGCTGGCGTTGCTGCTTTTTTTGAGCATGAATGGGCATCTATGGTTGATATCGCTGCTGGTTGACAGTTTTCACACCATCCCCATCAGTGCTGAGCCTATCAGTGGTAACGTATTTATGACCCTGGCCGAGGCTGGAGGAAGGATATTTTCTAACGGGCTGATGCTTGCCCTGCCGCTCGTCACACTACTGCTGACCATCAACATGGCGCTTGGCTTATTAAGCCGACTCGCGCCACAGCTAACCATCTTTGCCATCGGCTTTCCCATCACCCTCTTCGCCGGGATCATCACCGTGGGCTTTCTGCTCTTCCTTCTCTCGCCTTATGCAGAAAAACTGTTCGGCGAAACCTATGATTTATTGGCTGACTTACTGAACCGCTTTGCCGGATAA
- the flgL gene encoding flagellar hook-associated protein FlgL, with the protein MRLSTSIIFQQSMQGVTDGLSAFSKTGQQLASNTRVLTPSDDPIAASKAVMVNQAQAQNEQYTLARTFAENGMNSELSVLTNVATALTTASTTLLSADGTKNDNDRQLIATSLRGLKSQLLNLANSTDGNGSYVFSGYKTDSQPFTTNASGTVSYVGGNQAISQQVDADRVMTVGHIGSDVFNNAGGTADIFGALDSAISALETPLEGATTAVKDANTASINVASQGLKNALTNVSSAQATLGVQLQEIDTLDSIGTDRTTANKQTLSDLVDIDMVATISTYMMQQQSLQASYKAFSDMQSLSLFQLNK; encoded by the coding sequence ATGCGACTGAGTACCAGTATTATTTTTCAGCAGAGTATGCAAGGCGTCACAGATGGATTATCAGCCTTCAGCAAAACGGGTCAGCAGCTTGCCAGCAATACCCGTGTGCTTACCCCTTCTGATGACCCGATAGCGGCATCCAAGGCGGTTATGGTCAACCAGGCGCAGGCTCAGAACGAGCAATATACGCTGGCGCGTACTTTTGCCGAAAACGGTATGAATAGTGAATTGTCTGTGCTGACCAACGTAGCGACCGCATTGACCACGGCCAGTACGACGCTATTAAGCGCTGACGGTACAAAGAATGATAACGATCGCCAGCTTATCGCAACGTCTCTGCGCGGCCTGAAATCTCAATTGCTTAATCTGGCAAACAGCACGGATGGCAATGGCAGTTATGTTTTCAGTGGCTACAAGACCGATTCTCAGCCGTTTACTACCAATGCATCTGGTACCGTTAGCTATGTGGGTGGCAATCAGGCTATTTCCCAGCAGGTGGATGCTGACCGTGTGATGACGGTCGGGCATATCGGCTCCGACGTATTTAACAACGCAGGCGGCACCGCGGATATCTTCGGTGCGCTGGATAGCGCGATTAGCGCGCTGGAAACCCCGCTGGAAGGCGCCACCACCGCAGTTAAAGATGCCAATACCGCCTCTATCAACGTGGCCAGTCAGGGCCTCAAGAACGCGCTGACTAACGTGTCTTCTGCTCAGGCAACTCTGGGTGTTCAACTGCAGGAGATCGATACCCTGGATAGCATTGGTACCGATCGTACTACAGCGAACAAACAGACATTGAGCGACCTGGTTGATATCGATATGGTTGCGACTATCTCCACGTATATGATGCAACAACAGTCTCTGCAGGCGTCATACAAGGCATTTAGTGATATGCAGAGCCTTTCGCTGTTCCAGCTTAATAAATAA
- the flgK gene encoding flagellar hook-associated protein FlgK yields the protein MSNLINTGMSGLSAAQAALSTVSNNISNQAVTGYSRQNALLAQNNGTNISAGYIGNGVTVVSINRDYNDFIAKQLRAAQATSSSTTSYYSQISKIDNLLSSSSSSLSTTIQDFFKNLQNLTSNSSDSSVRQTVLGKAEALVNQFKITDQYLRDMDSNINGEVSITVTQINTYAKQIADINDQIVRLKGANNGASPNDLLDQRDNLVNDLNKLVGVDVAVQDGDVYNVSLKNGLNLVQGKSYNTLVATPSSTDPARTTVSYNDAIAGVSEVKESTITGGSLGGLLNFRSSTLDSARNQLGQMALAFTDAFNQQHKAGFDLNNAQGGDFFGVGSSVTLKSAKNTSATELTSSYLSDTYSMQYNGTSWSVTRSDGTTASSSLSGSALTFDGFTVDISGSAASGDTFSFKVSPGQSSISQTAPTGSTSAASLTRNDTNYIKASDYSVKFVGPSANNWSITRLSDGADLSSSATYTAASGSTSASLIFDGMKLDISGTPAAKDLFTVKGVRDVVVDMSVKVTDSSKIAAAGASLTSAGGGVSDNTNAKALLNLQTAKVVENKSSISQAYASLVGDIGNKTSTAKVTDTSQKNVVSQLTTEQQSVSGVNLDEEYGDLVRFQQYYMANAKVIQTASTIFDALLAIRS from the coding sequence ATGTCCAATTTGATTAACACCGGAATGAGTGGTCTGAGCGCTGCCCAAGCGGCGTTGAGTACCGTCAGTAACAACATCAGTAATCAGGCTGTTACAGGGTATAGCCGTCAAAATGCACTGTTGGCACAGAACAACGGCACCAATATCTCTGCCGGTTACATCGGCAACGGGGTTACCGTTGTCAGCATCAATCGTGACTACAACGATTTCATTGCTAAACAATTACGTGCGGCACAGGCAACAAGCAGCTCTACCACGTCGTATTACAGCCAGATCTCCAAGATCGATAACTTGCTGTCGAGCAGCTCATCTAGCCTGTCCACCACGATTCAGGATTTCTTCAAGAACCTGCAGAACCTGACCAGCAATTCCAGCGATTCTTCAGTGCGTCAAACCGTGCTGGGCAAGGCTGAGGCCTTGGTCAACCAGTTCAAGATTACCGATCAGTATCTGCGTGATATGGACAGCAATATCAACGGCGAGGTTTCCATCACCGTTACGCAAATTAATACTTACGCCAAGCAAATTGCTGATATCAACGATCAGATCGTCCGTCTGAAAGGCGCCAATAATGGCGCGTCGCCGAATGATCTGCTGGACCAGCGCGATAACCTGGTTAATGACTTGAACAAGTTGGTTGGCGTGGATGTCGCGGTCCAGGATGGTGACGTTTACAACGTATCACTGAAAAATGGCCTGAACCTGGTTCAGGGCAAAAGCTACAATACGCTGGTCGCGACACCATCCAGCACTGACCCGGCTCGCACCACCGTTTCTTACAACGACGCGATTGCCGGTGTGAGCGAAGTAAAAGAAAGCACTATTACCGGTGGTTCTCTTGGCGGTTTGCTCAATTTCCGTTCCAGTACGCTGGATAGCGCCCGCAACCAGTTAGGGCAGATGGCGCTGGCGTTTACCGATGCGTTCAACCAGCAACACAAAGCCGGTTTCGACTTGAACAATGCTCAGGGCGGAGACTTCTTTGGTGTTGGTTCGTCTGTCACGTTAAAGAGCGCCAAAAATACGTCCGCTACCGAGTTGACCTCTTCCTATCTGAGCGATACTTACTCGATGCAGTACAACGGAACGTCCTGGAGCGTTACCCGCTCCGACGGTACGACGGCAAGCTCAAGCCTGTCAGGCTCCGCACTGACCTTTGATGGTTTCACTGTCGACATTTCCGGTTCGGCCGCATCAGGCGATACTTTCAGTTTTAAAGTATCACCGGGGCAATCATCAATTTCGCAGACCGCACCGACTGGCTCGACTTCCGCTGCCTCACTGACCCGTAACGATACCAACTACATCAAGGCGAGCGACTATAGCGTCAAATTCGTTGGTCCATCCGCTAATAACTGGTCGATTACACGTTTGTCGGATGGGGCTGACCTGTCTTCCTCCGCAACGTATACCGCAGCCAGCGGTTCGACATCGGCCAGCCTGATTTTTGACGGCATGAAACTGGATATATCAGGGACGCCGGCAGCTAAAGACCTGTTCACGGTCAAGGGTGTTCGTGATGTTGTCGTGGATATGTCGGTGAAAGTGACGGATTCGTCCAAGATTGCGGCGGCCGGCGCCTCATTGACGTCAGCGGGCGGTGGCGTTAGTGATAACACCAACGCCAAGGCGTTGTTGAATCTGCAAACCGCTAAGGTTGTCGAGAACAAATCCAGTATCAGTCAGGCTTATGCCAGTCTGGTCGGGGATATCGGCAATAAAACCAGTACCGCTAAGGTTACCGATACATCGCAGAAAAATGTGGTGTCGCAGCTGACTACTGAGCAACAGTCTGTATCCGGTGTCAACCTGGACGAAGAGTATGGCGATCTGGTCCGTTTCCAGCAGTATTACATGGCGAATGCCAAGGTAATCCAGACTGCTTCGACGATCTTTGATGCCCTGTTGGCGATCCGTAGCTAA
- the flgJ gene encoding flagellar assembly peptidoglycan hydrolase FlgJ has product MSDMKTFNNPAYEAQSLNALKRDVSSNPQSREGIRAVAKQLEGVFVQMMMKSMRDALPKDGIFSSDQTRMLTSMYDQQLAEQMSSGKGLGLASMIEKQMMGQGIAGNESASAAPFKPDSQLARAMPSFVLEQMVRKAIPTLPEKSSALPMSSTDFISRLSTPAMLVSQQSGIPHHLIMAQAALESGWGQREIPTADGRRSHNIFGIKAGSSWDGPVTEVTTTEYEQGVAKKVKAAFRVYGSYLEALNDYAKLLTQNPRYAGVSAAATAEQAAVALQQAGYATDPAYAKKLVSMIQQMKNSGEKAVQAYTHDLSGIF; this is encoded by the coding sequence ATGAGCGACATGAAGACGTTTAACAATCCTGCTTATGAGGCACAGTCACTTAACGCGCTGAAGCGGGATGTATCAAGTAATCCCCAGAGCCGGGAAGGGATCCGTGCTGTGGCTAAGCAGTTGGAAGGCGTCTTCGTACAGATGATGATGAAGAGTATGCGTGACGCATTGCCGAAAGATGGCATTTTCAGCAGCGATCAAACCCGCATGCTCACATCAATGTATGATCAGCAATTAGCCGAGCAAATGTCGTCGGGCAAAGGGCTGGGTTTGGCTTCTATGATTGAAAAACAGATGATGGGCCAGGGCATTGCCGGGAATGAATCCGCATCGGCGGCGCCTTTCAAACCCGATAGTCAATTAGCTCGCGCCATGCCTTCGTTTGTGCTGGAACAGATGGTGCGTAAGGCGATACCCACGCTGCCGGAAAAATCGTCTGCGTTGCCGATGAGCAGCACCGATTTTATCTCTCGTTTGTCCACGCCAGCCATGCTGGTCAGCCAGCAAAGCGGTATTCCTCATCATCTGATTATGGCGCAGGCTGCTCTGGAGTCCGGCTGGGGGCAACGTGAGATTCCTACCGCCGATGGCCGTCGCAGCCACAACATTTTTGGTATTAAAGCCGGCAGTAGCTGGGATGGTCCGGTCACGGAAGTTACCACGACAGAATACGAGCAGGGTGTCGCCAAAAAGGTCAAAGCGGCCTTCCGCGTTTACGGCTCTTATCTGGAAGCATTAAACGATTACGCCAAATTGCTGACGCAGAATCCCCGTTATGCCGGTGTTTCTGCTGCGGCAACCGCAGAACAGGCCGCGGTGGCGCTGCAACAGGCTGGGTATGCGACTGACCCGGCTTATGCGAAGAAGCTGGTAAGCATGATTCAGCAGATGAAAAATTCGGGCGAAAAGGCGGTTCAGGCCTATACGCACGACCTGAGCGGGATTTTCTAA
- a CDS encoding flagellar basal body P-ring protein FlgI, whose product MRITSIFTVLLALLMVVAPPASAERIRDLVSIQGVRDNALIGYGLVVGLDGTGDQTTQTPFTTQSLSNMLSQLGITVPAGTNMQLKNVAAVMVTAKLPAFARSGQPVDIVVSSLGNAKSLRGGTLLMTPLKGVDNQIYAIAQGNVLIGGAGASAGGSSVQVNQLAGGRISGGAVIERELPNTFGTGNTIMLQLNQDDFTMAQSISDAINRFGRGGSAAPLDSRTVRVVVPAGNSAQVRFLADMQNIEVNVGTLDAKVIINSRTGSVVMNRNVQLENCAVAQGNLSVTINQQNVVSQPNTPLAGGQTVVTPQTAISMRQDGGALQRVNSSANLNSVVRALNSLGATPMDLMSILQAMDSAGCLRAKLEII is encoded by the coding sequence ATGCGGATCACTTCAATCTTTACCGTTCTTCTTGCTTTGCTGATGGTGGTGGCTCCGCCAGCATCGGCTGAGCGTATCCGCGATCTGGTGAGTATTCAGGGCGTGCGTGATAATGCTCTGATTGGCTATGGTCTGGTGGTAGGTCTGGATGGCACCGGTGACCAGACCACGCAGACGCCGTTCACCACTCAAAGTTTGAGTAACATGCTGTCCCAGTTGGGGATCACCGTTCCTGCCGGCACCAACATGCAGTTGAAAAACGTAGCTGCAGTTATGGTGACGGCTAAGCTGCCGGCGTTTGCCCGCTCCGGACAACCAGTGGATATTGTGGTTTCTTCCCTGGGGAACGCCAAGAGCCTGCGTGGCGGTACGTTGCTGATGACGCCGTTGAAAGGGGTGGATAATCAGATTTATGCCATTGCGCAGGGGAACGTCTTGATCGGCGGCGCCGGCGCGTCCGCGGGTGGCAGCAGCGTGCAGGTAAACCAACTGGCGGGTGGCCGTATTAGCGGCGGTGCAGTCATCGAACGTGAACTGCCCAATACCTTTGGCACCGGCAATACCATCATGCTGCAGTTAAATCAGGATGACTTCACCATGGCGCAGAGCATCAGCGATGCCATCAACCGTTTTGGTCGCGGTGGTTCGGCAGCACCACTGGACTCGCGTACTGTTCGGGTTGTGGTGCCAGCCGGCAACAGCGCTCAGGTGAGGTTTCTGGCCGATATGCAGAATATCGAGGTGAATGTCGGTACGCTGGACGCCAAGGTCATCATTAACTCCCGTACCGGTTCGGTGGTCATGAACCGCAATGTCCAACTGGAAAACTGCGCGGTCGCGCAGGGCAACCTGTCCGTCACCATCAATCAGCAAAATGTGGTCAGCCAACCGAACACGCCGCTGGCGGGCGGGCAAACGGTAGTGACGCCGCAGACGGCAATTTCCATGCGTCAGGACGGCGGTGCGCTGCAGCGAGTGAACTCTAGCGCTAATCTTAACAGTGTGGTCAGGGCGTTGAACTCGCTTGGCGCTACACCGATGGATCTGATGTCAATTCTTCAGGCAATGGACAGTGCAGGTTGCCTGAGAGCGAAGCTGGAAATTATCTGA
- a CDS encoding flagellar basal body L-ring protein FlgH — translation MNTKSVAALQPCRPRLLAYVMMLTLSGCAYIPHDKVVTGPTTAQPAPPLQAIPNGSIFQTGQAMNYGYQPMFEDRRPRNTGDTLTIVLQENVSASKSSSANASRDASGSFGMTTTPRLLEGPLGNNRAAFNATGKDDFTGKGGANANNTFTGTITVTVDQVLTNGNLHVVGEKQIAVNQGTEFIRFSGVVNPRTISGSNTVPSTQVADARMEYVGNGYINETQTMGWLQRFFLNVSPF, via the coding sequence ATGAATACGAAGTCGGTTGCAGCGTTGCAGCCATGTCGGCCCCGTCTGCTGGCATACGTGATGATGTTAACACTGTCCGGTTGCGCCTATATACCTCATGACAAAGTGGTGACCGGGCCAACGACAGCGCAGCCTGCACCGCCTTTACAGGCTATTCCCAACGGTTCCATTTTCCAGACCGGCCAGGCGATGAACTATGGCTATCAACCAATGTTTGAGGATCGCCGCCCGAGAAATACAGGGGATACGCTTACCATTGTGTTGCAGGAAAATGTCAGCGCCAGTAAGAGTTCATCGGCGAACGCCAGTCGCGATGCCTCCGGCTCGTTCGGCATGACCACGACGCCGCGTTTGCTGGAAGGCCCTCTGGGCAACAACCGGGCCGCATTTAACGCCACCGGCAAAGATGACTTTACCGGGAAAGGCGGCGCCAACGCGAATAACACCTTCACCGGCACTATCACGGTTACCGTGGATCAGGTGTTGACGAATGGCAACCTGCATGTTGTGGGTGAAAAACAGATTGCAGTTAATCAGGGAACCGAGTTTATTCGTTTCTCTGGGGTGGTGAACCCAAGAACTATCAGCGGCAGCAATACCGTACCGTCAACGCAAGTGGCGGACGCGCGTATGGAATATGTGGGTAATGGCTACATTAATGAAACGCAGACCATGGGCTGGCTGCAACGGTTCTTCCTTAATGTTTCGCCGTTCTAA
- the flgG gene encoding flagellar basal-body rod protein FlgG encodes MIRSLWIAKTGLNAQQTNMDVISNNLANVSTNGFKRQRAVFEDLMYQTVRQPGAQSSEQTTLPSGLQLGTGVRPVATERIHTQGSFSETGNVKDMAIKGAGFFQVLMPDGTTSYTRDGSFQQDSNGQLVTSSGFQVQPAITIPANSSNLTVGRDGVVTVTQQGQTAPVQIGQLNLAMFINEAGLENLGENLYAETASSGAPTQSTPGLNGAGLIYQKFVETSNVNVAEELVSMIQTQRAYEINSKAISSTDQMLQKLTQL; translated from the coding sequence ATGATCCGTTCTTTATGGATTGCCAAAACCGGTCTGAACGCCCAGCAAACCAATATGGATGTTATATCCAACAACCTGGCGAACGTCAGCACCAATGGTTTTAAGCGTCAGCGTGCCGTATTTGAAGACTTGATGTACCAGACTGTTCGTCAGCCAGGGGCGCAGTCTTCAGAACAGACTACACTGCCGTCTGGTCTGCAACTGGGGACTGGTGTGCGTCCGGTGGCAACCGAGCGCATTCATACGCAAGGCTCCTTTTCCGAAACCGGTAATGTGAAGGATATGGCGATTAAGGGTGCCGGCTTCTTCCAGGTGCTGATGCCGGATGGAACCACATCGTATACCCGTGATGGGTCTTTCCAGCAGGATTCCAACGGTCAGCTGGTGACATCCAGCGGCTTTCAGGTCCAGCCGGCGATCACCATCCCGGCAAATTCCAGCAACCTGACGGTTGGCCGCGACGGGGTGGTCACCGTGACTCAGCAGGGGCAGACCGCGCCGGTGCAGATCGGGCAGCTTAACCTGGCCATGTTCATCAACGAGGCCGGCCTGGAGAACCTTGGTGAAAACCTGTATGCGGAAACCGCCAGTTCCGGTGCGCCGACCCAGAGCACGCCTGGCCTGAACGGAGCGGGTCTGATTTATCAGAAATTCGTTGAAACATCGAACGTGAACGTCGCCGAAGAGTTGGTGTCAATGATCCAGACTCAACGCGCGTATGAAATCAACAGTAAGGCGATTTCTTCCACCGATCAGATGTTGCAGAAACTGACCCAGCTGTAA